The Thunnus thynnus chromosome 2, fThuThy2.1, whole genome shotgun sequence genome includes a region encoding these proteins:
- the rufy3 gene encoding protein RUFY3 isoform X5: protein MAERDTPPGELLLQSSSELSESSERQNSSDENGHVDSPDETLSPTSVIYFKEALNSSNLRFGTAGSLSPTPLRRYDFQIERIDSKRRNPKDPITIERLNLMNMAKLSIKGLIESALNLGRTLDSDYAPLQQFFVVMEHCLKHGLKTKKSFLGQNKSFWGALELVEKLTPEAGEITASVKDLPGLRTPLGRGRAWLRLALMQKKLSDYMKTIINRKDLLSEFYEPNALMMEEEGAVIAGLLVGLNVIDANLCMKGEDLDSQVGVIDFSMYLKDGGHSSKSAEGDGQITAILDQKNYVEELNRHLSASVNNLQAKVDALEKSNTKLTEELAVANNRIITLQEDVERVKEESSYQLDSSRKALRSDSAPDGQALGETRKQLKEETLLRLDVEKELEVQIGMKQEMELSMKMLEKDICEKQDALVELRQQLEDLRAINQQLGHKSQSAESSSKQKSEAISRLEEKINQMSGTVKQLESSEKHLVKQARNLNSTAGKLLQLQQ from the exons ATGGCGGAGCGGGACACACCGCCTGGAGAGCTGCTCCTGCAGTCATCTTCAGAGCTTTCAGAAAGTTCTGAGAGACAGAATTCATCAGATGAAAACGGACACGTTGACAGTCCGGATGAGACTCTCTCTCCTACCTCGGTGATATACTTCAAGGAGGCTTTAAACTCCTCAAACTTGAGGTTTGGGACGGCTGGGTCACTGTCGCCCACTCCGCTTCGACGGTATGACTTCCAGATTGAAAGAATCGATTCAAAGCGCAGAA aTCCCAAGGATCCCATCACAATCGAAAGGCTTAACCTGATGAACATGGCCAAACTGAGCATCAAAGGCCTGATCGAGTCTGCGCTCAACCTCGGACGCACCCTCGACTCTGACTATGCACCGCTCCAGCAGTTCTTTGTCGTGATGGAGCACTGTCTGAAACACGGCTTGAAAA CCAAGAAGAGCTTCCTGGGCCAGAACAAGTCTTTCTGGGGGGCTTTGGAGCTGGTGGAGAAGCTGACGCCTGAAGCAGGAGAGATCACGGCCAGTGTAAAAGACCTGCCTGGCCTCAG AACTCCTCTAGGAAGAGGGCGCGCGTGGTTACGACTGGCCTTGATGCAGAAGAAGCTCTCTGACTACATGAAGACCATCATCAACAGAAAGGACCTGCTCAG tGAATTCTATGAGCCCAACGCGTTGAtgatggaggaggaaggagcCGTCATCGCCGGGCTGCTCGTCGGACTGAATGTCATCGATGCCAATCTGTGTATGAAGGGAGAAGACTTGGACTCACAG GTCGGGGTGATCGATTTCTCCATGTACCTCAAAGACGGCGGACACAGTAGTAAGAGCGCAGAGGG tGACGGTCAGATCACGGCGATCCTCGATCAGAAGAATTACGTGGAGGAGCTGAACAGACATTTAAG CGCATCAGTAAATAACCTCCAGGCCAAGGTGGACGCTCTGGAAAAGTCCAACACAAAGCTAACAGAAGAG CTCGCAGTGGCGAATAACAGGATCATCACTTTACAAGAAGACGTGGAGAGAGTAAAGGAGGAGAGCTCATATCAGCTGGACTCCAGTAGGAAG GCATTAAGAAGTGACTCGGCACCAGACGGACAAGCTCTGGGCGAAACACGCAAGCAGCTCAAAGAGGAAACTCTGCTTCGACTG GACGTGGAGAAGGAGCTGGAGGTGCAGATCGGGATGAAGCAGGAGATGGAGCTGTCCATGAAGATGCTGGAGAAAGACATCTGTGAGAAGCAGGACGCTCTGGTGGAGCTCAGACAGCAGCTGGAAGACCTCCGTGCCATCAACCAACAGCTTGGCCACAAGTCACAG AGCGCAGAGTCCAGCTCCAAACAGAAGAGCGAAGCCATCTCTCGCTTGGAGGAGAAGATAAACCAGATGTCAGGGACTGTAAAACAGCTGGAGAGCAG TGAGAAACATCTGGTGAAGCAGGCCAGAAACCTGAACTCAACCGCGGGGAAGCtgctccagctgcagcagtag
- the rufy3 gene encoding protein RUFY3 isoform X3, producing the protein MAERDTPPGELLLQSSSELSESSERQNSSDENGHVDSPDETLSPTSVIYFKEALNSSNLRFGTAGSLSPTPLRRYDFQIERIDSKRRNPKDPITIERLNLMNMAKLSIKGLIESALNLGRTLDSDYAPLQQFFVVMEHCLKHGLKTKKSFLGQNKSFWGALELVEKLTPEAGEITASVKDLPGLRTPLGRGRAWLRLALMQKKLSDYMKTIINRKDLLSEFYEPNALMMEEEGAVIAGLLVGLNVIDANLCMKGEDLDSQVGVIDFSMYLKDGGHSSKSAEGDGQITAILDQKNYVEELNRHLSASVNNLQAKVDALEKSNTKLTEELAVANNRIITLQEDVERVKEESSYQLDSSRKALRSDSAPDGQALGETRKQLKEETLLRLDVEKELEVQIGMKQEMELSMKMLEKDICEKQDALVELRQQLEDLRAINQQLGHKSQSAESSSKQKSEAISRLEEKINQMSGTVKQLESRSKQAEKERDLALEANRLFKQDFGDKIESLQVEVEQLRKHRSNLEVELRKERERRSEHHVDARQSSTPRRERKHPENIPKLLPESPSVKREIDQLHTGPDDKTSLSSSLSLSHHEDEQDESFVEISQPTICTMCEQDDSLLKTKLFHHHPAVSISSV; encoded by the exons ATGGCGGAGCGGGACACACCGCCTGGAGAGCTGCTCCTGCAGTCATCTTCAGAGCTTTCAGAAAGTTCTGAGAGACAGAATTCATCAGATGAAAACGGACACGTTGACAGTCCGGATGAGACTCTCTCTCCTACCTCGGTGATATACTTCAAGGAGGCTTTAAACTCCTCAAACTTGAGGTTTGGGACGGCTGGGTCACTGTCGCCCACTCCGCTTCGACGGTATGACTTCCAGATTGAAAGAATCGATTCAAAGCGCAGAA aTCCCAAGGATCCCATCACAATCGAAAGGCTTAACCTGATGAACATGGCCAAACTGAGCATCAAAGGCCTGATCGAGTCTGCGCTCAACCTCGGACGCACCCTCGACTCTGACTATGCACCGCTCCAGCAGTTCTTTGTCGTGATGGAGCACTGTCTGAAACACGGCTTGAAAA CCAAGAAGAGCTTCCTGGGCCAGAACAAGTCTTTCTGGGGGGCTTTGGAGCTGGTGGAGAAGCTGACGCCTGAAGCAGGAGAGATCACGGCCAGTGTAAAAGACCTGCCTGGCCTCAG AACTCCTCTAGGAAGAGGGCGCGCGTGGTTACGACTGGCCTTGATGCAGAAGAAGCTCTCTGACTACATGAAGACCATCATCAACAGAAAGGACCTGCTCAG tGAATTCTATGAGCCCAACGCGTTGAtgatggaggaggaaggagcCGTCATCGCCGGGCTGCTCGTCGGACTGAATGTCATCGATGCCAATCTGTGTATGAAGGGAGAAGACTTGGACTCACAG GTCGGGGTGATCGATTTCTCCATGTACCTCAAAGACGGCGGACACAGTAGTAAGAGCGCAGAGGG tGACGGTCAGATCACGGCGATCCTCGATCAGAAGAATTACGTGGAGGAGCTGAACAGACATTTAAG CGCATCAGTAAATAACCTCCAGGCCAAGGTGGACGCTCTGGAAAAGTCCAACACAAAGCTAACAGAAGAG CTCGCAGTGGCGAATAACAGGATCATCACTTTACAAGAAGACGTGGAGAGAGTAAAGGAGGAGAGCTCATATCAGCTGGACTCCAGTAGGAAG GCATTAAGAAGTGACTCGGCACCAGACGGACAAGCTCTGGGCGAAACACGCAAGCAGCTCAAAGAGGAAACTCTGCTTCGACTG GACGTGGAGAAGGAGCTGGAGGTGCAGATCGGGATGAAGCAGGAGATGGAGCTGTCCATGAAGATGCTGGAGAAAGACATCTGTGAGAAGCAGGACGCTCTGGTGGAGCTCAGACAGCAGCTGGAAGACCTCCGTGCCATCAACCAACAGCTTGGCCACAAGTCACAG AGCGCAGAGTCCAGCTCCAAACAGAAGAGCGAAGCCATCTCTCGCTTGGAGGAGAAGATAAACCAGATGTCAGGGACTGTAAAACAGCTGGAGAGCAG ATCCAAACAGgctgagaaagagagggatCTGGCTTTAGAGGCCAACCGGCTCTTCAAACAGGATTTTGGAGACAAAATCGAGAGCTTGCAGGTGGAAGTGGAGCAGCTGAGGAAACACAG gtCTAAtctggaggtggagctgaggaAGGAGCGAGAGCGAAGAAGTGAGCATCACGTCGACGCCAGACAGTCCAGTACTCCTCGGAGGGAAAGAAAGCACCCAGAGAACATACCAAAA CTTCTCCCAGAATCCCCGTCAGTCAAAAGGGAGATTGATCAGTTACACACGGGACCAGACGACAAAACAAGTCTGAGCTCCAGCTT gTCCTTGTCACATCACGAGGATGAGCAG
- the rufy3 gene encoding protein RUFY3 isoform X6 has product MSDLTPQSETPTPTTDKITQAARETIYLCNFRVSVDGEWLCLRELNDISLTPDPEPAHEDPKDPITIERLNLMNMAKLSIKGLIESALNLGRTLDSDYAPLQQFFVVMEHCLKHGLKTKKSFLGQNKSFWGALELVEKLTPEAGEITASVKDLPGLRTPLGRGRAWLRLALMQKKLSDYMKTIINRKDLLSEFYEPNALMMEEEGAVIAGLLVGLNVIDANLCMKGEDLDSQVGVIDFSMYLKDGGHSSKSAEGDGQITAILDQKNYVEELNRHLSASVNNLQAKVDALEKSNTKLTEELAVANNRIITLQEDVERVKEESSYQLDSSRKALRSDSAPDGQALGETRKQLKEETLLRLDVEKELEVQIGMKQEMELSMKMLEKDICEKQDALVELRQQLEDLRAINQQLGHKSQSAESSSKQKSEAISRLEEKINQMSGTVKQLESSEKHLVKQARNLNSTAGKLLQLQQ; this is encoded by the exons ATGTCTGATCTGACGCCTCAGAGCGAAACCCCGACTCCCACCACCGACAAGATCACCCAGGCCGCCCGGGAGACGATTTATCTCTGCAACTTTCGCGTGTCGGTCGATGGCGAGTGGCTCTGCCTCCGCGAGCTCAATGATATCTCCCTCACCCCGGACCCCGAGCCGGCCCATGAAG aTCCCAAGGATCCCATCACAATCGAAAGGCTTAACCTGATGAACATGGCCAAACTGAGCATCAAAGGCCTGATCGAGTCTGCGCTCAACCTCGGACGCACCCTCGACTCTGACTATGCACCGCTCCAGCAGTTCTTTGTCGTGATGGAGCACTGTCTGAAACACGGCTTGAAAA CCAAGAAGAGCTTCCTGGGCCAGAACAAGTCTTTCTGGGGGGCTTTGGAGCTGGTGGAGAAGCTGACGCCTGAAGCAGGAGAGATCACGGCCAGTGTAAAAGACCTGCCTGGCCTCAG AACTCCTCTAGGAAGAGGGCGCGCGTGGTTACGACTGGCCTTGATGCAGAAGAAGCTCTCTGACTACATGAAGACCATCATCAACAGAAAGGACCTGCTCAG tGAATTCTATGAGCCCAACGCGTTGAtgatggaggaggaaggagcCGTCATCGCCGGGCTGCTCGTCGGACTGAATGTCATCGATGCCAATCTGTGTATGAAGGGAGAAGACTTGGACTCACAG GTCGGGGTGATCGATTTCTCCATGTACCTCAAAGACGGCGGACACAGTAGTAAGAGCGCAGAGGG tGACGGTCAGATCACGGCGATCCTCGATCAGAAGAATTACGTGGAGGAGCTGAACAGACATTTAAG CGCATCAGTAAATAACCTCCAGGCCAAGGTGGACGCTCTGGAAAAGTCCAACACAAAGCTAACAGAAGAG CTCGCAGTGGCGAATAACAGGATCATCACTTTACAAGAAGACGTGGAGAGAGTAAAGGAGGAGAGCTCATATCAGCTGGACTCCAGTAGGAAG GCATTAAGAAGTGACTCGGCACCAGACGGACAAGCTCTGGGCGAAACACGCAAGCAGCTCAAAGAGGAAACTCTGCTTCGACTG GACGTGGAGAAGGAGCTGGAGGTGCAGATCGGGATGAAGCAGGAGATGGAGCTGTCCATGAAGATGCTGGAGAAAGACATCTGTGAGAAGCAGGACGCTCTGGTGGAGCTCAGACAGCAGCTGGAAGACCTCCGTGCCATCAACCAACAGCTTGGCCACAAGTCACAG AGCGCAGAGTCCAGCTCCAAACAGAAGAGCGAAGCCATCTCTCGCTTGGAGGAGAAGATAAACCAGATGTCAGGGACTGTAAAACAGCTGGAGAGCAG TGAGAAACATCTGGTGAAGCAGGCCAGAAACCTGAACTCAACCGCGGGGAAGCtgctccagctgcagcagtag
- the rufy3 gene encoding protein RUFY3 isoform X4, producing MAERDTPPGELLLQSSSELSESSERQNSSDENGHVDSPDETLSPTSVIYFKEALNSSNLRFGTAGSLSPTPLRRYDFQIERIDSKRRNPKDPITIERLNLMNMAKLSIKGLIESALNLGRTLDSDYAPLQQFFVVMEHCLKHGLKTKKSFLGQNKSFWGALELVEKLTPEAGEITASVKDLPGLRTPLGRGRAWLRLALMQKKLSDYMKTIINRKDLLSEFYEPNALMMEEEGAVIAGLLVGLNVIDANLCMKGEDLDSQVGVIDFSMYLKDGGHSSKSAEGDGQITAILDQKNYVEELNRHLSASVNNLQAKVDALEKSNTKLTEELAVANNRIITLQEDVERVKEESSYQLDSSRKALRSDSAPDGQALGETRKQLKEETLLRLDVEKELEVQIGMKQEMELSMKMLEKDICEKQDALVELRQQLEDLRAINQQLGHKSQSAESSSKQKSEAISRLEEKINQMSGTVKQLESRSKQAEKERDLALEANRLFKQDFGDKIESLQVEVEQLRKHRSNLEVELRKERERRSEHHVDARQSSTPRRERKHPENIPKLLPESPSVKREIDQLHTGPDDKTSLSSSLSLSHHEDEQDESFVEISQPTICTMCEQDDSLLKTKDEL from the exons ATGGCGGAGCGGGACACACCGCCTGGAGAGCTGCTCCTGCAGTCATCTTCAGAGCTTTCAGAAAGTTCTGAGAGACAGAATTCATCAGATGAAAACGGACACGTTGACAGTCCGGATGAGACTCTCTCTCCTACCTCGGTGATATACTTCAAGGAGGCTTTAAACTCCTCAAACTTGAGGTTTGGGACGGCTGGGTCACTGTCGCCCACTCCGCTTCGACGGTATGACTTCCAGATTGAAAGAATCGATTCAAAGCGCAGAA aTCCCAAGGATCCCATCACAATCGAAAGGCTTAACCTGATGAACATGGCCAAACTGAGCATCAAAGGCCTGATCGAGTCTGCGCTCAACCTCGGACGCACCCTCGACTCTGACTATGCACCGCTCCAGCAGTTCTTTGTCGTGATGGAGCACTGTCTGAAACACGGCTTGAAAA CCAAGAAGAGCTTCCTGGGCCAGAACAAGTCTTTCTGGGGGGCTTTGGAGCTGGTGGAGAAGCTGACGCCTGAAGCAGGAGAGATCACGGCCAGTGTAAAAGACCTGCCTGGCCTCAG AACTCCTCTAGGAAGAGGGCGCGCGTGGTTACGACTGGCCTTGATGCAGAAGAAGCTCTCTGACTACATGAAGACCATCATCAACAGAAAGGACCTGCTCAG tGAATTCTATGAGCCCAACGCGTTGAtgatggaggaggaaggagcCGTCATCGCCGGGCTGCTCGTCGGACTGAATGTCATCGATGCCAATCTGTGTATGAAGGGAGAAGACTTGGACTCACAG GTCGGGGTGATCGATTTCTCCATGTACCTCAAAGACGGCGGACACAGTAGTAAGAGCGCAGAGGG tGACGGTCAGATCACGGCGATCCTCGATCAGAAGAATTACGTGGAGGAGCTGAACAGACATTTAAG CGCATCAGTAAATAACCTCCAGGCCAAGGTGGACGCTCTGGAAAAGTCCAACACAAAGCTAACAGAAGAG CTCGCAGTGGCGAATAACAGGATCATCACTTTACAAGAAGACGTGGAGAGAGTAAAGGAGGAGAGCTCATATCAGCTGGACTCCAGTAGGAAG GCATTAAGAAGTGACTCGGCACCAGACGGACAAGCTCTGGGCGAAACACGCAAGCAGCTCAAAGAGGAAACTCTGCTTCGACTG GACGTGGAGAAGGAGCTGGAGGTGCAGATCGGGATGAAGCAGGAGATGGAGCTGTCCATGAAGATGCTGGAGAAAGACATCTGTGAGAAGCAGGACGCTCTGGTGGAGCTCAGACAGCAGCTGGAAGACCTCCGTGCCATCAACCAACAGCTTGGCCACAAGTCACAG AGCGCAGAGTCCAGCTCCAAACAGAAGAGCGAAGCCATCTCTCGCTTGGAGGAGAAGATAAACCAGATGTCAGGGACTGTAAAACAGCTGGAGAGCAG ATCCAAACAGgctgagaaagagagggatCTGGCTTTAGAGGCCAACCGGCTCTTCAAACAGGATTTTGGAGACAAAATCGAGAGCTTGCAGGTGGAAGTGGAGCAGCTGAGGAAACACAG gtCTAAtctggaggtggagctgaggaAGGAGCGAGAGCGAAGAAGTGAGCATCACGTCGACGCCAGACAGTCCAGTACTCCTCGGAGGGAAAGAAAGCACCCAGAGAACATACCAAAA CTTCTCCCAGAATCCCCGTCAGTCAAAAGGGAGATTGATCAGTTACACACGGGACCAGACGACAAAACAAGTCTGAGCTCCAGCTT gTCCTTGTCACATCACGAGGATGAGCAG